In a genomic window of Sesamum indicum cultivar Zhongzhi No. 13 unplaced genomic scaffold, S_indicum_v1.0 scaffold00106, whole genome shotgun sequence:
- the LOC105178809 gene encoding uncharacterized protein LOC105178809: MIGRADIEGSKSNVAMNAWLPQASYPCGNFSDTSSFKFRRSKGSLGHAFTVRIRTGNQNQMSFYPSVPHEISVLAELILGHLRYLLTDVLPQLNSPPDIVFRPDRPAGARLGSKKRGSAPPPIHGISKITLKVVVFHFRLSAPNYPTPLKSFHKVGLKSSSTGSSFPVDSAKPIPLAVVSLDSRQG, encoded by the coding sequence ATGATAGGAAGAGCCGACATCGAAGGATCAAAAAGCAACGTCGCTATGAACGCTTGGCTGCCACAAGCCAGTTATCCCTGTGGTAACTTTTCTGACACCTCTAGCTTCAAATTCCGAAGGTCTAAAGGATCGTTAGGCCACGCTTTCACGGTTCGTATTCGTACTggaaatcaaaatcaaatgagCTTTTACCCTTCTGTTCCACATGAGATTTCTGTTCTCGCTGAGCTCATCTTAGGACACCTGCGTTATCTTTTAACAGATGTGCTGCCCCAGCTAAACTCCCCACCTGATATTGTCTTCCGCCCGGATCGGCCCGCCGGAGCGCGCCTTGGGTCCAAAAAGAGGGGCAGTGCCCCGCCTCCGATTCACggaataagtaaaataacgTTAAAAGTAGTGGTATTTCACTTTCGCCTTTCAGCTCCCAATTATCCTACACCTCTCAAGTCATTTCACAAAGTCGGACTAAAGTCAAGCTCAACAGGGTCTTCTTTCCCCGTTGATTCCGCCAAGCCCATTCCCTTGGCTGTTGTTTCGCTGGATAGTAGACAGGGATAG